In Cervus elaphus chromosome 7, mCerEla1.1, whole genome shotgun sequence, the following proteins share a genomic window:
- the STMND1 gene encoding stathmin domain-containing protein 1, which produces MGCGPSQPSEERRRVPAPRKGWEEGFKADVGVAHSGEHYRPQIETSLPEDATGSPGDLDKQAQLGSLPGAISENFPSPSERNGRLNSDLAINGLIHKPQPLENRERQKSSDILEELIVQGIIQSHSKVFRNGESYDVMVGTTEKPLRKPPARLKKLKIKKEGKDFTMKDIEEKMRAVEARRKTKEEEIRKRLQSDRLPPPAHHSDSVEPVGEEVPFAKGLKTVSCVVFEPSDLQEGKLLKRKKSKSETTSDDRNYSYENIGVVESDMSYNQADVVF; this is translated from the exons GCTGATGTCGGTGTGGCTCATTCTGGGGAGCATTACAGACCCCAGATTGAAACTTCACTGCCCGAGGATGCTACGGGCAGCCCTGGAGACCTGGACAAGCAGGCCCAGTTGGGAAGCTTACCTGGAGCTATTTCGGAAAATTTCCCATCTCCTAGTGAAAGAAACGGAAGACTAAATTCAG ACCTAGCGATCAATGGATTAATCCATAAACCCCAACCCTTAGAGAATCGAGAGCGACAAAAGTCATCAGACATTCTGGAGGAGTTAATTGTTCAAGGAATAATACAGAGCCACAGCAAAGTATTTAGAAATGGAGAATCATACGATGTCATG GTGGGCACTACCGAGAAGCCGCTGAGAAAGCCACCAGCCAGGCTGAAAAAACTTAAGatcaagaaggaaggaaaagatttCACGATGAAGGACATAGAAGAGAAGATGCGGGCAGTGGAGGCACGCAGGAAG actaaagaagaagaaataagaaaaaggctACAGAGTGACAGACTTCCACCCCCAGCCCATCATTCAGATTCAGTTGAACCAGTTGGGGAGGAGGTTCCGTTTGCAAAAGGACTCAAAACCGTGAGTTGTGTCGTATTTGAACCATCTGACCTGCAGGAAGGAAAACTgctgaaaaggaagaagagtaAAAGTGAAACTACCTCTGATGATAGAAACTACAGTTACGAAAATATCGGGGTTGTGGAATCAGACATGTCCTACAACCAAGCAGACGTCGTATTCTGA